In Mycteria americana isolate JAX WOST 10 ecotype Jacksonville Zoo and Gardens chromosome 3, USCA_MyAme_1.0, whole genome shotgun sequence, a single genomic region encodes these proteins:
- the SIX2 gene encoding homeobox protein SIX2 isoform X1, translating into MSMLPTFGFTQEQVACVCEVLQQGGNIERLGRFLWSLPACEHLHKNESVLKAKAVVAFHRGNFRELYKILESHQFSAHNHPKLQQLWLKAHYIEAEKLRGRPLGAVGKYRVRRKFPLPRSIWDGEETSYCFKEKSRSVLREWYAHNPYPSPREKRELAEATGLTTTQVSNWFKNRRQRDRAAEAKERENNENSNSNSHNPLSASMNGNKTVLGSSEDEKTPSGTPDHTSSSPALLLSSNPGLQPLHGLGHPQGPSAIPVPSADPMHHHSLQDSILNPMSSNLVDLGS; encoded by the exons ATGTCGATGCTCCCGACTTTTGGCTTCACCCAAGAGCAAGTGGCCTGCGTCTGCGAGGTGCTCCAGCAAGGCGGCAACATCGAGCGGCTGGGGCGGTTCCTCtggtccctccctgcctgcgAGCACCTCCACAAGAACGAGAGCGTCCTGAAGGCCAAGGCGGTGGTGGCCTTCCACCGGGGCAACTTCCGCGAGCTCTACAAGATCCTGGAGAGCCACCAGTTCTCGGCGCACAACCACCccaagctgcagcagctctggctgaagGCGCACTACATCGAGGCGGAGAAGCTGCGGGGGCGACCCCTAGGGGCGGTGGGCAAGTACCGGGTGCGCCGCAAGTTCCCGCTGCCCCGCTCCATCTGGGACGGCGAGGAGACCAGCTACTGCTTCAAGGAGAAGAGCCGCAGCGTCCTCCGCGAGTGGTACGCCCACAACCCCTACCCGTCCCCCCGCGAGAAGCGGGAGCTGGCCGAGGCCACCGGCCTCACCACCACCCAGGTCAGCAACTGGTTCAAGAACCGCCGGCAGCGGGACCGCGCGGCCGAGGCCAAGGAAAG GGAAAACAACGAGAATTCCAACTCCAACAGCCACAACCCGCTCTCGGCATCAATGAACGGGAATAAGACAGTTTTGGGGAGCTCAGAGGACGAGAAGACGCCGTCAGGGACCCCGGATcacacctcctccagccctgcgctGCTGCTCAGCTCCAATcccgggctgcagcccctgcacggCCTGGGCCACCCCCAGGGCCCCAGCGCCATCCCCGTGCCCAGCGCCGACCCCATGCACCACCACAGCTTGCAGGACTCCATCCTCAACCCCATGTCATCTAACCTGGTCGATCTTGGCTCTTAA
- the SIX2 gene encoding homeobox protein SIX2 isoform X2 — protein MSMLPTFGFTQEQVACVCEVLQQGGNIERLGRFLWSLPACEHLHKNESVLKAKAVVAFHRGNFRELYKILESHQFSAHNHPKLQQLWLKAHYIEAEKLRGRPLGAVGKYRVRRKFPLPRSIWDGEETSYCFKEKSRSVLREWENNENSNSNSHNPLSASMNGNKTVLGSSEDEKTPSGTPDHTSSSPALLLSSNPGLQPLHGLGHPQGPSAIPVPSADPMHHHSLQDSILNPMSSNLVDLGS, from the exons ATGTCGATGCTCCCGACTTTTGGCTTCACCCAAGAGCAAGTGGCCTGCGTCTGCGAGGTGCTCCAGCAAGGCGGCAACATCGAGCGGCTGGGGCGGTTCCTCtggtccctccctgcctgcgAGCACCTCCACAAGAACGAGAGCGTCCTGAAGGCCAAGGCGGTGGTGGCCTTCCACCGGGGCAACTTCCGCGAGCTCTACAAGATCCTGGAGAGCCACCAGTTCTCGGCGCACAACCACCccaagctgcagcagctctggctgaagGCGCACTACATCGAGGCGGAGAAGCTGCGGGGGCGACCCCTAGGGGCGGTGGGCAAGTACCGGGTGCGCCGCAAGTTCCCGCTGCCCCGCTCCATCTGGGACGGCGAGGAGACCAGCTACTGCTTCAAGGAGAAGAGCCGCAGCGTCCTCCGCGAGTG GGAAAACAACGAGAATTCCAACTCCAACAGCCACAACCCGCTCTCGGCATCAATGAACGGGAATAAGACAGTTTTGGGGAGCTCAGAGGACGAGAAGACGCCGTCAGGGACCCCGGATcacacctcctccagccctgcgctGCTGCTCAGCTCCAATcccgggctgcagcccctgcacggCCTGGGCCACCCCCAGGGCCCCAGCGCCATCCCCGTGCCCAGCGCCGACCCCATGCACCACCACAGCTTGCAGGACTCCATCCTCAACCCCATGTCATCTAACCTGGTCGATCTTGGCTCTTAA